In Candidatus Deferrimicrobium sp., the sequence CCAGTCCGGTGGTGATGGGTCCCATCTGCGGTTCGATCCCCCTCGGCAGCCGCTCGCGGGCCTGCTGGAGGCGCTCGAAGACCTGCTGCCGGGCGAAGTAGATATCGACCCCGTCCTCGAACACCACCGTGATCACGGAGAAGCCGATCTTGGAGAGGGAGCGAACTTCCCGGAGGCGGGGAAGCCCTCCCATGGTGGTCTCGATGGGGAAGGTGACCTGTTTCTCCACTTCGGTGGAGGCCATCCCTCCCGCCCGGGTGAGAATCTGCACCTGGATGTTTGTGACGTCCGGGAATGCGTCCACGGGGAGCCGGTTCATGGCCCACAGGCCGGCACCGACCAGGAGAAGGGTCGCGATGACGACCAGCAACCGCTGTTCCAGAGAGAATCTGAGGATCCTGTCGATCATCGGCCTATTCCTCCCCGAGTTCGCCTTTTTTCAGTTCCGATTTCAGGAGGAACCCGCCCTTGGCCGCGTACCGCTCTCCTTCTTTGAGGCCTGCGGTAATCTCCACCCAGCCTCCCCCGTTGGCCCCGGTCGCCACTTCCCTGGGGATGAATTCGGCGTCGTCCCCGGTGATGAACAGGACCTTCTTTCCATCCAGATCGACGATGGCCTCCTCGGGGACGGCCAGCACCGGGGGGCGGCTCGGGGGGACGGTCAGTTCCACCGTGGCGAACATCTCGGGCTTGAGCTTCCGCCCCGGGTTCGCCACCTCGATCCGCGCCTTGACGGTCCGCGTGGCTTCATCCACCAAATCCGCGATGTAGGTCACTTTCCCCCTGAAGACGCTCTCGGGGAAGGCCCCGACCGATACCGCCGCCGGCCTCCCCTTGCCGATCTTCGCCAGGTCCTTCTCGTTGATGTCGACCAGCACCCATAGGGAGGAAAGGTCGGCGACCGTGAAAAGATTTTTCGAAGGGTCCGCTAGCTCCCCGACCGTCGTATGCTTCTCGGTCACGATACCGGGGATGGGGGAGTGGACGGGGAGGAGGATTTTCTTCTCCTCCGTGTGCTCCTCGAATTCCGAGGGCGAGAGACCGTAAAGCCTCAGCCGTTCCTCATCGGTGTGGAACTCGGACATTGCCTTCTGGTAATCCGTTTCCGCCTGGAGGATCTCCTTGCGGGCCGCGATCTTCTTTTCGATGAG encodes:
- a CDS encoding efflux RND transporter permease subunit: MIDRILRFSLEQRLLVVIATLLLVGAGLWAMNRLPVDAFPDVTNIQVQILTRAGGMASTEVEKQVTFPIETTMGGLPRLREVRSLSKIGFSVITVVFEDGVDIYFARQQVFERLQQARERLPRGIEPQMGPITTGL
- a CDS encoding efflux RND transporter periplasmic adaptor subunit, with the translated sequence MKKRGIYTIIAIAVAIVLGGAFIYRFSHIMTGGKSATAEKKETVAAGTGSEGQDGGDKQARGVRLKPEIVQSGAVVVETAKKVALLGLVAATGKVESNADRTAHVSPRIPGKIVWVGASLGDTVAAGQILARLDSVELGQALSEYRKARSLVNLAKSNMDRIRFLIEKKIAARKEILQAETDYQKAMSEFHTDEERLRLYGLSPSEFEEHTEEKKILLPVHSPIPGIVTEKHTTVGELADPSKNLFTVADLSSLWVLVDINEKDLAKIGKGRPAAVSVGAFPESVFRGKVTYIADLVDEATRTVKARIEVANPGRKLKPEMFATVELTVPPSRPPVLAVPEEAIVDLDGKKVLFITGDDAEFIPREVATGANGGGWVEITAGLKEGERYAAKGGFLLKSELKKGELGEE